The Malus sylvestris chromosome 3, drMalSylv7.2, whole genome shotgun sequence genomic sequence ATTATCCTGAGAAGCCACCAACTGTACGATTTCATACACGCATCAAAATGGCTTGTGTCAACCATGAAACTGGCGTGGTAatgttgtaatttttatttaattatttttttggttaaaatgttCCAAATTGTCCAATAAATCTGTTGATTTTGTAAAGTATTTGAACTGTTTGTTTCGTGTCTTACCTGGGCTTGGCTTTGCTCCCAGTATTATGTCGGGCTTACCATCTACTCCTGGTAAGGAACGATCAGAAGGAATGCATTTGTGGAACCCTTGTAATGTTATTAGTACTCTTTTTTAGCGATGATAACCCTTGTTTGGGCTTCCGTTATTAGGTTGGACAAGTTTATTTTCCCTGTATTTAACAtttgaattgaaattaaaaaatgtgTGCTTGATACCAGGAAAACAAAGTAGTATAAATTATTGTTCCAAAATATACACAGTGAAACAAGGTGAGGAAATTCATATCTTGGGAatctcaatttcttcaaaagaCTAAACATGACTTTTAAGGTTTGTATGGTTGTACGTCATAAGAATTAGGAAGGCAGTCCGTCGGGAATGCCCTCTTGAATAACTACTTTCAGTTTCAGTCTCATTACTAAATGTAAATTATTATTTGGACTTAGCTTCCTTGAATCTGTCATAGGTTCCATCTTGTTGCAGTGATTGATCAGACATCTCTCAGAAATTTCTCGTTCTCATTTCCTAATTTCCTGTTCAGGAGTTGTGTTTGACTCCCGTTGCTTAATTTGTTGAGTGATTGGTAACAGGTTGAAGTAAAGAAGTTTGGAATGCTGGCAAATTGGCAGCGGGAGTTCACCATGGAAAACATACTGATACAGCTGAAGAAGGAAATGGCAGCCTCGTACAACCGGAAGCTTGCCCAACCACCGGAAGGTACATACTACTAATTGGAGGCAACTTTGAAGGTTTGTCACATTTGTTGAAAAACGAATTGGCATAGGCTGAAATGCTTGTACATATGTACAATACTTCAATTAATGGTAGgtttaacaaaaaaagaagTGGTCCTTAAGGAGCTTTAGTATCACTTGCCCCCTACCTTTCTCTTTCTGGTATTTCTTTTGTAAACTTTTTGAATTAGAGTTTTCTCCATGTCTTGATTGAAATACTGAAATCATTTGTGAACGATTAATCGTTTCAGATGCTTTGATTGCAGATTTTTCTTGTTTCGTTTCTTATAAGTTCTTTTTCGAAGGATAATTTTACTGTGGTCGGAAGATCTAAACAACCCTCTAGTCACACGATGTTTTGGATATTGATTTAAAAGGTAATCCATGTGGATTAAAGCATCTTAGACAACCGGGGAAATTATATGTTGGGGTGGGATTCCAGGTAATTGTTTACAAATTAGTGAATTACtaccaaaaccaaaatttgtagAGAGGAAGATACATTCTTTTGTTACTTTTGGCTTCCAATTGTCTTTTGCTAGCCGCAGAAGTATGTGATGCTATAATATTTGTCACTTTGAATAAACATTTAAGGCTTCGTTTGTTAGAGAATATTGGCATGGGTAATACTATTCATTATATTGAAGGTATTTTGATGGAAGCAATGAACGACAACTTCCTTAAGTTAAATGtcactcatgaaaaaaaagtTCTCTTTTAATCCTACTATTTTTGTGGCCTAAGAACTGAACGGAATTGGTGTTTAACGCCCTTATGTAGTAAATAGTCACCGGTTAAACTAATCTATCCTCACGTATTTTTATATGGTTCACACCTGCTAAGTTATCCACTCCAAAACGTATGTATAATTTAGTCGGTTTCACAAATTCGGGCTTGCTCCTTCTCGGTTGCCTCTATGGCGAATCTGCTCGTGCGCAACATGCgaattattcttcttcttcggccGGAACCCTTTATCAAGTCGATGATTGTGAAATTCCGTCATTTCTTGCCCGTTGATTTAGTTTAACCGATTGAAATATTATTTACAATCTAACGTACTAATGAGGCCTTAAGCTTTGTAGTTTAATTGTTAAAAAGTGTATATGTTGCATCATGAGTTCTTGTGTTCAATTCTCGTTATCTATTATCATTTACATGTAGGATTGATTGAACTATTAAAAGTAAATTAGATAGTTGTATAGCATAGCATAGTATGTTAGGCCCTTGCCGTGTAGGCCCTCCATAACATTATTATCCTTTAGTATAGTCGTAAATGGTTGCTAGGTGATGACTCAGCAGAAGAGATATTTTGTCTAATGTTGTTAATGGGTATATATGCCCCTTTTGTAATGGCTCTGAGttatgcaatgaatgaatttagTCTTTAATTTCCTCTTTCCCTTATCTTTTCTCCTTTCATCTCTTCTTTGTGACTAGAACCCTAACATTAATGATAAGCCTATTTATACCCTTATATTTTTAGTAAATTAGATTGTCacaatcacattgtagaattgtCAAATCTCAAGGGTGGGTTAAGATTAATACGGATGGGGCGGTGAACGGTCATACAAAtattttttggggggggggactagtagaaaaacatgtttgcgcgacggaaTTTTGAGCAACGGAGCaattttcgtcgcgcaaagtatgtttgTGCGATGCAAAACACAAAATGTCGCGCAAACTTCATTTGCGTGAtgccactttgcgcgacgaagactggcgtcgcgcaaacatcctttgcgcgacgcataaGTTTCTGTGTCGCGCAAAGGCTGTTTGCGCAGCCAACTTTGCGTGACATACGTGCACTTGCGTCgtgcaaagctgttttgcgcaATGCAGTGGCACCTACGTTGCgcaaagtcttttttttttttttttgggttcttgcattgcctttttcttttgtggtatccacttgtgtaaatgttttaaattgatgatcgaattagttcattgtattcatatagggttaaagagtgtagctgtaaaaaaatcatcaaaatcagagttaaaataaccgttaaattttgatttttcgttaataaccgtcgaaaagttttgtcccattacttgatctctgaatgttttttttttgtgatttttggtgtatgcgatctcgaagtgtatacaaataattttgacggttggatcattgaaattagtttggtagaatgcgtatcccatcaaaacaatagattcactaacacttaaaagtttatttatactttcattaagtataactagtgtaaatgttttaaattgacgatcaaattagttcattatattcatataggatcaaggagtgtagatgtaaaaagtaatcaaaatcggagttaaaataaccgttaaatcgtgatttttcgtttataaccgttgaaacattttgtcccgttacttgatctctgaatgtttttttttttctgatttttggcgtatacgatcttgaagcatatacaaacaagtttgacggttggatcgttgaaattagtttggtagaatgcgtatcccatcaaaacaatagattcactaacacttaagagtttatttatattttcattaagtataacataagattttgtggtatccactagtgtaaatgttttaaatagacgatcgaattagttcattgtattcacatagggtcaatgagtgtagatgtaaaaaataatcaaaatcagagttaaaataactgttaaatcgtgatttttcatttataaccgtcgaaaacttttgtctcgttacttgatctttgaatgtttttttattgcaatttttggcatatgtgatcttgaagcatatacaaacaagtttgacggttggatcattgaaattagtttcgtagaatgtgtatcccatcaaaacaatagattcactaacacttaagagtttatttatactttcattaagtataacataagattttgtggtatccacttgtgtaaatattttaaattgacgatcgaatttgttcattgtattcatatagggtcaagaagtgtagatgtaaaaaataatcaaaatcggagtaaaaataaccgttaaatcgtgattttttttgtttataaccgtcgaaattttttgtcccgttacttgatctctgaatgtttttttttttgtgatttttggcgtatgcgatctcgaaatatatacaaacaagtttgatggttggatcgttgaaactagtttcatacaaTGCATATctaatcaagttcaatggtatatatatatatattatataaatttatttattaagtagctttaaatttatttattttgtacgtgtaacacttaagaaattgaatgatatgcatatttattaagtagttttaaatttattattgtagttcgggtcgggtttttgttagaaaaaatatattattgtggggtttatgtaaaaaaattgaatttgaagaaagtaaaattccatttttagtaaattttatagtaattttttttataaaaaaagtacCTTGCGCGACGCCACAATGTGGTTGTTGCGCAAAAACGTTTTGCACGACGTCAAGATGTGCACTTGCGTCGCGCCATTGTTAAAATTTTGGCAAGGCAATTGTTTACAATAGGCGGTTCTTTTAAACTTTCCCGATTGTTAAAAAATAGGCAAAATGTATACCTGCGTCTATCTTCCATCTCTCTCACTCGGTCTCTCTCTTccatctctcttccctctccctCCTTCTCTATCATCTCgccctttctccctctctttcactcaatctctctccctctctctcactcggTCTCTCTCCTCATCTTCTTTCCATCCATCCCGACTGCACCCAGCCAATAGGCAGCAGCACACTGAAGATTGACCCAGGTATCTATCTTTTCttaattctttatttttcttctttctaaggTCAGAATCAGGCTTTAATGCCTTAACTTGAAGATTTTGGTATTGTAATTAGATTCAATCtggaaaattaaattagaaattgGGGGTTTTAGTGTTAAATCGAATTTTGGGGTTaggaattttagggttttagtgTTAAATCGAATATTAAGATGTTGATGGTGTTGTGCGTTGTGAGTGTGAATGAAAAACCAAGTAAACTTAGGTAAATTTGACATCATGAATCTCTGGGTGTGATAAGCGTTTGGAAGAATTTCTATATCGGATATCGTCTCTGTGTACTACATTGAATATTATTGAAAGAGTTAGAATGTTTAATTGTTGTTGCTCCGTTAGTTTTCCGGGAAAATGTAGGAAAAGTAAACCTTTTGTCGAAGTTATTTCTTTTATTGAATGTATGAACTATATGAGCCCATTGGGGTAGGATAgatttcttatatttttctcattAAGTAAAGTTGTCATTGGAGATGGAATGCAACTTTTAAGAAGCTAATAACCAGCTGAATTCTtgagaaaacaaaaatgttttatgAATGTGCCGGGAGAAGAGTGAAGATAATGTGCTAATAATGCTTTAACTATGCAGATAGAGAAAACCCAGCAAACATAGATATTGAAACTCGGTTGTACGTGTTTCACATGATTGtgttgtttatgttattttgaaAATAATCTATCTTTTTTCAATGGCATTGTTGCTGCAATCTTTGGATCTACGGGGTTCCTTGGGCATTATCTTGTGCAACAACTTGGTGAGCTAACTGTCAATAAATGCTTTTAATTGGAATTCCATTGAATTGCATGTATGCATTGTTTCATACTGTGATTGTTATGATTGAGAAAATTTCTAGTAGGTGATTGTTGGACTGAACTTGATATGGGGAAATGTGATTTTGTATTTTATCCTTGAAAAAATGACAGAGGTATAATGGGTTGTTTGGCATTTACCTTGAGGATAATTTATGGTTTTCAAAaatcaaattcaagaagaataCCAAACATCCCTTAAGTGTTTGTAGTATTTGTCAAGCATGCTAGTGTTGATTCTTTACTTCTCTTCCAGCCAAAACGGGAAGTCAGGTGTTAGTTCTTTTCAGTGGTTCTGAGGACTCCCATCGTCACCTCAAGTTAATGGGGGATTTAGGACAGGTAGGGTAATCTGTgctatttcttagttaatgttcCTTTGACTGGGGAACTAATTTTTCTCCATTCTTCAATTATTATGTTTCTGATGTTCTCACATTTCACTTACTCAGATTGTACCAATGAAATACAATCCGCGAGATGAAGATTCAATTAAGGCAGTCATTGCAAAAGCAAACGTGGTTATCAATCTCATTGGTATGCATTCTTGAGTCGTGACTTTATATATTAAAGATACTTTAATCTTTGGATTCAATGAAGGAACACTTTGTAGCTTGGCAGGGAGGGATTATGAGACAAGAAACTTTAGCTTTGAGGAAGTGAATCATTCCATGGTGCAACAACTGGCAACGGTAGGTATCCTGCATTGACATTCATAACATTATTTTCGTTCTTGTGCTGCTTCTAATCTTACTGCCATCTACTTCTCTTAAAAGTTGGTTCCCAAAGCATCATCCTTaacaaaaatagtaaaaaaGTGTTTATCAAGATTATTTTGCCACAATTACGATAGTTTGTTGTGTATCATACACTTCTACACACATGTTGCAGTGTGCGATGCAGCTATTTAGCCTGCTTGCAATTGGACTTTTCTTTCAAGATAGATAGAAGTGTCTTTCGGGATCTGAAATTCTGTTCAATATCCAATTGGTGGAGATATAAAAGTTGGATGTCATTTATTCAGGTTTTGTTGTTAGACACATATCGGTCTTCTTTTTAATCTCTATATTTCTGCAGATTTCCAAAGAACATGGAGTTATCATGAGATTTATTCAAGTTTCTTGCTTGGGGGCATCTTCCTCGTCTCCCTCTAGATTTCTAAGGACTAaagctgttgcagaggaagCTGTTTTAAGTGAATTGCTTGAGGTAGAGTTATTTCCTTTCCTTCTTGTATGTTGGCATGCTTATTTAAGGAGCAGTGTCTAACATTCACTTTCATCAATGGGCCACCATTTTGAGACCTGCTGTGATGGTTGGTACTGCGGATCGGATTTTGAATCGCTGGGccttttttgtgaaaaaatatAGCTTTCTTCTGCTTGTTGGGGATGGATCTACTAAGTATGTCTTCAATCTAACAATTGAATgcctatttattttaatttttcaaattttgtaatTTAACAACGTTGCTCATGGACATATCTTTTTCTAAACCTTCATTAAAAGTTATTTACTTCCTTAAGTTTCTCACAGAAAGCTGTAACCTatcttttaactttttattttcctttttctgatTACTTACAGATGTTCTACATGACTATAGGTAGGAAAAATATGTCAGCCTCCTTTGCTTTGTTCCTACAATTTTTTTGGAACAAGTATTCTTTTCACAAGTATTTTTGTTGCCCAACTAGAGCAGCTATGATAGTCACTTTGATTTGTTTTACTGATATGAATTTACAGCACATGAGAAATCTTCGATAAGTTTGCATATGGAGGAACTGGAAGATCCAGAAAAATTTGCAGAAGAGGGGGGCAAGGTCATCACGGGCCAGGAATATGTTTCTCGATTGCATGAGCTTAAAGTTGAATTAACTCATGCATGGCATGCCGATGATCGTGTTACACCctgaaattatcaataaaagtaCATTTTAATAGATAATTCAGTTTAACCAATTAATCTTACCTGGAGAGAATTTGTAATAGAAGAAAACATTAAGCATcaaacctagaagactacttgttgtagatttttcttttttgttcggacatcttgtatgtacattttcatatattttataattaaatattttttcttggtttattaattattgtttagaatttaattataatatttattaaaaagtaaataaaaaaaattttgcaaaaaaaaaagggtttgcgcgacgaagaagtAACATACATTGCGCAAAGTGGCTTTGTGCAACGCATGTCCTATGTCGTGCAAAACTACTTTGTGCGACATATGTTatttcttcgtcgcgcaaaactactttgcgcgacgcagccctacgtcgcgcaaagtagttttgcacgacgtaggttacttcttcgtcgcgcaaacccttctGTCACTGCCTTGCTATGACGGTTGACGCGCGACGAAAGTTCATTGCGCAAATGTTTGTGCGACGGTTTTtgactttgtgcgacgaaggacctgcgtcgcgcaaagtattttttttactagtggggggggggggtgttggaGTGGTGTTGCGGGACTGGAGGGGTGGATTTTTGGCGGCAGGGGAGCAATAGTTTCCAGGGATCACTTCGGTGCCGCTCCTGTAGATGTTTGCCGTGCGGTATGGTTTGTAGGTGGCACAAGTGCAAGGCTTTCAGCAGGTCGTGGTCGAAAGTGATTCGTTGAAGGTTATTACTGTTCTTAATGGGACCTATGCAGATTCATTGACTTTAGGTATGATTGCAGAGGATGTGTTATAGTTAGCTTCCACCTTTTTGAGGGTGAAATTTATTCATGCCTCTCGTTTATATAATGGGGTTGCCCACCAGCTTGTTGCTTTGTCTAGTAACAATAATCTAGTTTGGATTGCGGAACCTCCTACTTTTATTCAAGAGCTCCTCCTCTAAGACATATGCAACTCTGAATGAGTTCAGTTATTCAATACAACGCTTCCtttccaaaaaaagaaaaatcttgAGATGTTGTTGCAATATTCTATGACATTAAGTGTACATGGGTATTAATTGGTCAGATGAAGGTTATGAAGGTATAAGATATGTTTCTTTGAATCTCAACTCGTTAATTTCACGTTCGATTGAATGCAACATAGTAGTGTGGATTTTCCACAAAATCTTGTGCCATAAACAGTAATTCAATATAGTCAAGATTGTTAAACATGATCTTGATGTCTTAGAGATGAGTCAAGGTCGACCGCCGTTGGACTTGGAGGCCGGGAATTACAAGAAAAGAAAGATAATACATGTTATTGACGACGTATTACCTATTTTCACTATTGTTGTTGACGTATTACGGGGATACTCTGATACTCATTTCAATCAATTTCGACGAAAAAATGATTTAACTGCTCAAATTTGAACCAAtggtaaaaataataatataaactaATCCAAAGAAACTCCAACCATAAAACTCATCGCAAACTTTGCACAATTATTTGGTCGAAACAACATCATCGCAAAAAACATGTCTTTTGGAAAGTAAATTCGACAACGATATAATTATTTACGACCACATTtccatttcaaaaataaaataagtttgTCACTTTGAAAATTCATTTCTGACGAAAAACTAACTACTAACAACAAGTCTTGTGCGTCGATAATAAAGTATTTGCGACGGCTAGTTGGAAAAAAAGTATTTCTAATGGGACAATTTGCGACGCCCAACGAAGGTTTTTCCTCGTCGGAAATAAGTATTTGTGACGGCAAAATGCCTTTTTCGACGACATTTGACCCTCATTAATGACACTTCATTTTGTATCACTTCCACAACTAAATTttcagacaaaaaaaaaaaaaaaaaaacacaatcacAATGAGAGCTTATCccacaatttcatcatctttgtCG encodes the following:
- the LOC126617032 gene encoding NADH dehydrogenase [ubiquinone] 1 alpha subcomplex subunit 9, mitochondrial-like — translated: MGDLGQIVPMKYNPRDEDSIKAVIAKANVVINLIGRDYETRNFSFEEVNHSMVQQLATISKEHGVIMRFIQVSCLGASSSSPSRFLRTKAVAEEAVLSELLEVAQVQGFQQVVVESDSLKVITVLNGTYADSLTLGMIAEDVL